The Crocosphaera subtropica ATCC 51142 genome includes a window with the following:
- a CDS encoding glycosyltransferase, giving the protein MKYYLVYSELSQQPDSAHEIHDVMCANAMANLGYETILTYPDNPQSNLNLGSLLFPFHLQKPTNNFIEFYDIQDRLNILPLLIPNVIRKGINRFNLSSLVCKYYLPLHLKNKLKAVHTRNWNFAKAAVKNNIPTIFERHYFAENKFDQEIVNHPYFRVCISQSEVTRQSIIEAGMPPEKAIWLHNGFNQTFLERHLEDAETWRKQLLKNNREKLIVYSGALYPFKGIDLLIDVAKLLPNIQFAITGGTEEQVQQYQALANNKQVDNITFLGWIIPRSRLISLFQAADILAHPHLSGKSANFTNPVKFFQYLASGTPIVATEIPPLMSFKQTVPIAVWCPPDDPSIFAQSIEKALEIYPRKSIGYQENIKYSQEYSWEKRAEKIIKYLPELMV; this is encoded by the coding sequence ATGAAATATTATTTGGTTTATAGTGAACTTTCACAACAGCCTGATTCTGCCCATGAAATTCATGATGTCATGTGTGCTAATGCGATGGCTAATCTGGGTTATGAAACGATTTTGACTTATCCTGATAACCCTCAATCTAACTTAAACTTAGGGTCATTATTGTTTCCTTTTCATCTGCAAAAACCGACCAATAATTTTATCGAGTTTTATGATATCCAAGATCGCTTAAATATTTTGCCTTTGTTGATTCCTAATGTTATTCGCAAAGGAATTAATCGCTTTAATCTGAGTAGTTTGGTGTGTAAATATTATTTACCGCTTCATCTCAAAAATAAACTTAAAGCAGTTCATACGAGAAATTGGAATTTTGCCAAAGCTGCAGTAAAAAATAACATTCCTACTATTTTTGAACGTCATTATTTTGCTGAAAATAAGTTTGACCAAGAAATCGTTAATCATCCTTATTTCAGAGTTTGTATTAGTCAATCTGAAGTCACCCGACAGAGTATCATTGAAGCTGGAATGCCACCAGAAAAAGCAATTTGGTTGCATAATGGGTTTAACCAAACTTTCTTAGAAAGACATCTAGAGGATGCTGAAACTTGGCGTAAACAATTACTAAAAAATAACCGTGAAAAGTTGATTGTTTATTCCGGCGCACTCTATCCCTTCAAGGGAATTGATTTATTAATTGATGTGGCTAAACTGTTACCGAATATTCAATTTGCTATCACAGGAGGAACGGAAGAACAGGTGCAACAGTATCAAGCATTAGCTAATAATAAACAAGTAGATAATATTACTTTTTTAGGTTGGATTATCCCACGATCGCGTCTTATTAGTCTGTTTCAAGCTGCGGATATTTTAGCCCATCCCCATCTATCAGGTAAGTCAGCAAATTTCACCAACCCTGTTAAATTTTTCCAGTATTTAGCATCAGGAACTCCTATTGTTGCTACAGAGATTCCTCCCTTAATGTCTTTTAAACAGACAGTTCCTATCGCTGTTTGGTGTCCCCCTGATGATCCCTCTATTTTTGCTCAATCTATTGAAAAAGCATTAGAAATTTATCCCAGAAAATCAATAGGATATCAAGAAAATATTAAATATTCTCAAGAATATTCTTGGGAAAAAAGAGCCGAAAAAATCATCAAATATCTTCCTGAACTGATGGTTTAA